A single Pseudodesulfovibrio aespoeensis Aspo-2 DNA region contains:
- a CDS encoding HDIG domain-containing metalloprotein — MITRDNALALLKAKNDETNLIHHALESEAVMRGLARRLARDEELWGVTGLLHDLDYAATRDNHVRHGLDTVDMLQDKLPQEALDAIRRHASELNGAEGPQTELDHALRCGETVTGMVHAGALVRPTRIDGMQPKSLKKKMKDKAFAASVNRECIRECERIGLELGEFLQVAIDAITDIAPQVGLGPTMDQ, encoded by the coding sequence ATGATCACACGGGACAATGCCCTGGCCCTGCTCAAGGCCAAGAACGACGAGACAAACCTCATCCACCACGCCCTGGAATCCGAGGCGGTCATGCGCGGGCTGGCCCGCAGGCTGGCCCGCGACGAAGAGCTGTGGGGAGTGACCGGACTGCTGCACGACCTGGACTATGCGGCCACCCGCGACAACCACGTCCGGCACGGGCTCGACACCGTGGACATGCTTCAGGACAAGCTGCCGCAGGAAGCGCTGGACGCCATCCGCCGCCACGCCTCGGAGCTGAACGGGGCCGAGGGGCCGCAGACCGAGCTGGACCACGCCCTGCGCTGCGGCGAGACCGTCACCGGCATGGTCCACGCGGGTGCCCTGGTCAGGCCCACCAGGATCGACGGCATGCAGCCCAAGAGCCTGAAAAAGAAAATGAAGGACAAGGCGTTCGCGGCCAGCGTCAACCGCGAGTGCATCCGCGAATGCGAGCGCATCGGCCTTGAACTTGGCGAGTTCCTTCAGGTGGCCATCGACGCCATCACCGATATCGCGCCCCAGGTGGGCCTCGGGCCCACTATGGATCAATAG
- a CDS encoding ABC transporter ATP-binding protein, with protein MSAFLQLIDVGKHFKVTSGLLGLKTDLVRAVDGVSLTVNRGETLGLVGESGCGKSTLAKCVMGLDSLSAGRIVFQGRDVADWPEKELRRKMQMIFQDPYSSLNPRQKIGSIIREGLDIHAIGTRAQRRARVEELLGLVGLRPEHGSRYPHEFSGGQRQRVAVARTLALNPDLIVCDEPVSALDVSVQAQILRLLKSLQTRLDLTYVFISHDLSVVSHIADRVAVMYLGRIMEFAPAATLFATPRHPYTEALLSAVLTPDPTRRTERIPLHGELPSPMNPPDGCPFHPRCPKAFDRCPKERPELREVAPDVQVACWLS; from the coding sequence ATTTCCGCCTTTCTCCAACTCATCGATGTGGGCAAGCATTTCAAGGTCACCAGCGGCCTGCTGGGGCTGAAGACCGACCTGGTGCGCGCCGTGGACGGCGTCAGCCTGACCGTCAACCGGGGCGAAACCCTTGGGCTGGTGGGCGAATCGGGCTGCGGCAAGTCCACCCTGGCCAAATGCGTCATGGGCCTCGACTCCCTGAGCGCGGGCCGCATCGTCTTCCAGGGCCGCGACGTGGCCGACTGGCCCGAGAAGGAACTGCGCCGCAAGATGCAGATGATCTTCCAGGACCCCTACTCGTCCCTCAACCCGCGCCAGAAGATCGGCTCCATCATCCGCGAAGGGCTGGACATCCACGCCATCGGCACCAGGGCGCAGCGGCGCGCCAGGGTGGAGGAACTGCTGGGCCTCGTGGGCCTGCGACCGGAACACGGCTCACGCTACCCCCACGAATTCTCCGGTGGCCAGCGCCAGCGCGTGGCCGTGGCCCGGACCCTGGCTCTGAACCCGGATCTGATCGTCTGCGACGAGCCTGTCTCGGCGCTCGATGTTTCGGTCCAGGCCCAGATTCTGCGGCTGCTCAAGTCCCTACAGACCCGGCTCGACCTGACCTACGTCTTCATCTCCCATGATCTGTCCGTGGTCAGCCACATCGCGGACCGGGTGGCTGTCATGTACCTGGGCCGGATCATGGAATTCGCCCCGGCGGCGACCCTGTTCGCCACGCCCAGGCACCCCTACACCGAGGCCCTGCTCTCCGCCGTGCTCACGCCCGATCCCACGCGCCGGACCGAGCGCATCCCCCTGCACGGCGAACTGCCGAGCCCCATGAACCCGCCCGATGGCTGCCCCTTCCACCCCCGCTGTCCCAAGGCGTTCGACCGCTGCCCCAAGGAGCGGCCCGAACTCCGGGAAGTGGCCCCCGACGTCCAGGTGGCCTGCTGGCTCTCTTGA
- the cbiQ gene encoding cobalt ECF transporter T component CbiQ — protein MAAIDESLALGDSLIHSTDPRVRLVCAVLITVTTALVRSLPPALTALAAGGALTLLAGLPLRVVLRRLAVVNAFIVFLWLFLPFSGPLNAHDEILLRLGPLTATRAGVDLALLITVKSNAIVLALIALMATIPVQDLGPAMQRLRVPDKLCHILLFTYRYIFVIHQEYRTMRRAMAARGFAPRTDRHTYRAFAWLVGMLLVKSWDRAERVHHAMRCRGFRGRFYSLARFSATRRDILFLAGCAALTAAILWLEITRRGPA, from the coding sequence ATGGCGGCAATAGACGAATCCCTGGCCCTGGGCGACTCGCTCATCCACAGCACGGACCCCAGGGTCCGGCTGGTGTGCGCCGTGCTCATCACCGTGACCACCGCCCTGGTCCGATCGCTCCCCCCGGCCCTGACCGCCCTGGCCGCCGGGGGTGCGCTGACGCTCCTGGCCGGGCTGCCGCTCCGGGTCGTGCTCCGGCGGCTGGCCGTGGTCAACGCGTTCATCGTCTTCCTGTGGCTCTTCCTGCCCTTTTCCGGACCATTGAACGCACACGACGAGATCCTCCTGCGCCTGGGGCCGCTCACGGCCACCCGCGCGGGCGTGGACCTCGCCCTGCTGATCACGGTCAAGTCCAACGCCATTGTCCTGGCCCTGATCGCCCTCATGGCCACCATCCCGGTGCAGGACCTCGGCCCGGCCATGCAGCGGCTCCGTGTGCCGGACAAGCTCTGCCACATCCTGCTCTTCACCTACCGCTACATCTTCGTCATCCACCAGGAATACCGGACCATGCGCCGGGCCATGGCCGCGCGCGGCTTTGCGCCCCGAACCGACCGCCACACCTACCGCGCCTTTGCCTGGCTGGTGGGCATGCTGCTGGTCAAAAGCTGGGACAGGGCCGAGCGCGTGCACCACGCCATGCGCTGCCGGGGCTTCCGGGGCCGCTTCTATTCCCTGGCCCGGTTCAGCGCGACGCGTCGCGACATCCTCTTTCTCGCAGGCTGCGCCGCCCTGACAGCGGCCATCCTGTGGCTCGAAATCACCCGCAGGGGGCCTGCATGA